One region of Flavobacterium pisciphilum genomic DNA includes:
- the tgt gene encoding tRNA guanosine(34) transglycosylase Tgt: MKFDLLQKDPQSKARAGSITTDHGVIETPIFMPVGTVASVKGVHQRELKNDINPDIILGNTYHLYLRPQTEILEKAGGLHKFMNWDRNILTDSGGYQVYSLSANRKIKEEGVKFKSHIDGSYHFFTPENVMEIQRTIGADIIMAFDECTPYPCDYRYAQRSMHMTHRWLDRCINHLDKVPFKYGYEQTFFPIVQGSTYKDLRRQSAEYIANAGQQGNAIGGLSVGEPAEEMYAMTEVVCEILPEDKPRYLMGVGTPINILENIALGIDMFDCVMPTRNARNGMLFTANGTINIKNKKWEADFSPIDEMGITFVDTEYTKAYLRHLFAANEYLGKQIATIHNLGFYMWLVREARKHILAGDFRPWKEMMVKNMSQRL, encoded by the coding sequence ATGAAGTTTGATTTATTACAGAAAGATCCGCAATCTAAAGCTAGAGCGGGAAGTATTACTACTGATCACGGAGTTATTGAAACTCCTATTTTTATGCCTGTTGGTACTGTTGCTTCGGTTAAAGGGGTGCACCAAAGGGAGTTAAAAAATGATATAAATCCAGATATTATTCTTGGAAATACATACCATTTGTATTTGCGTCCACAAACAGAAATTCTTGAAAAAGCTGGTGGTTTGCATAAGTTTATGAACTGGGATAGAAATATATTGACAGATTCTGGTGGGTACCAAGTGTATTCATTATCTGCAAATAGAAAAATTAAAGAAGAAGGTGTGAAATTTAAATCACATATTGATGGTTCTTACCATTTCTTTACTCCAGAGAATGTAATGGAAATTCAGCGTACCATTGGTGCTGATATTATTATGGCTTTTGATGAATGTACACCATATCCTTGTGATTACCGTTATGCACAACGTTCTATGCATATGACACACCGTTGGTTAGATCGTTGTATTAATCATTTGGATAAAGTGCCTTTTAAATATGGTTATGAGCAAACTTTTTTTCCTATAGTTCAAGGAAGTACATATAAAGATTTACGTCGCCAGTCGGCAGAATATATTGCTAATGCTGGGCAACAAGGAAATGCTATCGGTGGATTATCGGTAGGAGAGCCAGCAGAAGAAATGTATGCGATGACAGAAGTGGTTTGTGAAATATTGCCAGAAGATAAACCTCGTTATTTAATGGGTGTTGGAACACCAATTAATATCTTAGAAAATATTGCTTTGGGTATTGATATGTTTGATTGTGTTATGCCAACACGTAACGCAAGAAACGGAATGTTGTTTACTGCAAATGGGACAATAAATATCAAGAATAAAAAGTGGGAAGCAGATTTTTCTCCAATTGATGAAATGGGGATTACATTTGTAGATACAGAATATACAAAAGCTTATTTGCGTCATTTGTTTGCTGCCAATGAGTATTTGGGAAAACAAATCGCTACTATTCATAATCTTGGTTTTTATATGTGGTTGGTTCGTGAAGCAAGAAAACATATCTTAGCAGGAGATTTTAGACCATGGAAAGAAATGATGGTTAAGAATATGAGTCAAAGACTATAA
- a CDS encoding polysaccharide deacetylase family protein, with translation MNLSQKLGFPEDSKLLIIHADDAGLSHSENRATIQSLQNGMVNSYSIMVPCPWFYEMANFAIDNPHFDNGIHLTLTCEWENYKFGPILPIAEVSSLVDKNGYFHKNRAAFVNNAKPNEIEKELHAQIHKALHFGLNPTHLDSHMCSVGVTPEILEIYKKLGKTYNLPVFINKQFIESVSLSDEKYNYENTLLADNLLIGNFTDFEKGELKKSYEKALENTKPGFNVFLLHPAFDDSEMQGIAKNHPNFGSEWRQIDLDYFTSEECKSKIKENNIQLITWREIQKII, from the coding sequence ATGAATTTATCACAAAAATTAGGATTCCCCGAAGACAGCAAACTATTAATCATTCATGCCGATGATGCTGGATTATCACATTCTGAAAATAGAGCAACAATTCAATCACTTCAAAACGGAATGGTGAATTCTTATAGCATTATGGTGCCTTGTCCATGGTTTTACGAAATGGCAAACTTTGCCATAGACAATCCACATTTTGACAATGGAATCCATTTAACACTTACTTGCGAATGGGAAAATTATAAATTTGGTCCAATATTACCCATTGCCGAAGTTTCATCATTAGTAGACAAAAATGGTTATTTTCATAAGAATAGAGCTGCCTTTGTAAATAATGCAAAACCAAATGAAATAGAAAAAGAGCTTCATGCTCAAATTCATAAAGCTCTTCATTTCGGATTAAATCCGACTCATCTCGATTCACATATGTGTAGCGTTGGAGTAACACCCGAAATTTTAGAAATCTACAAAAAATTAGGCAAGACATATAACTTACCTGTTTTCATTAATAAACAATTCATAGAATCAGTAAGCTTATCTGACGAAAAATACAATTATGAAAACACACTACTAGCCGACAATCTTCTTATTGGAAATTTTACTGACTTTGAAAAAGGAGAGCTTAAAAAATCTTATGAAAAAGCTTTAGAAAATACAAAACCAGGATTTAATGTCTTCTTGCTTCATCCTGCATTTGATGATAGTGAAATGCAGGGAATCGCAAAAAATCATCCCAATTTCGGTTCAGAATGGAGACAAATAGACCTCGATTATTTCACAAGTGAAGAATGTAAATCCAAAATCAAAGAAAACAACATACAATTAATCACTTGGAGAGAGATACAAAAAATCATCTAA
- a CDS encoding DUF3667 domain-containing protein encodes MNLPCKNCDQDFTGNYCNNCGQSTETHRLNFHFLWHDIQHGLFHFDKGVLYTAKQLLTRPGASIREFLEGKRVKHFKPLSLVIILATIYGLLYHSFHINIFNEVDLGNSPNEKVIFEKINEWMSSHFAWATLITIPFYALATLITFRKQGYNFIEHLVLNSFLAAQRLIVHITTFPLIYIYNGTPSISKIMAIITFIDFALMIWGYTQFFNKITKVKSFLLSILSYIIFFISIFISSMIIGILVKLILKP; translated from the coding sequence ATGAATTTACCTTGCAAAAACTGCGACCAAGACTTTACAGGTAATTACTGCAATAACTGCGGACAATCAACCGAAACCCACAGATTGAATTTTCATTTCTTATGGCATGACATACAGCATGGGCTTTTTCATTTTGATAAAGGCGTATTGTACACTGCAAAGCAATTACTAACAAGACCAGGCGCCTCTATCAGAGAGTTTCTGGAAGGCAAAAGAGTAAAGCATTTTAAGCCTCTATCTCTCGTGATTATCTTGGCAACTATTTATGGTCTTTTATATCATTCCTTTCATATTAACATATTCAACGAAGTCGACCTTGGCAATTCACCAAATGAAAAAGTAATCTTTGAAAAAATTAATGAATGGATGTCCTCCCATTTTGCTTGGGCAACACTAATTACCATTCCTTTTTATGCCTTGGCAACTCTTATAACTTTTAGAAAACAAGGATATAATTTCATAGAACATTTAGTTCTCAATTCCTTTCTAGCTGCACAAAGACTTATTGTACATATCACAACATTTCCTCTTATTTATATTTATAATGGCACCCCATCTATAAGCAAAATAATGGCAATTATTACTTTTATAGACTTCGCATTAATGATTTGGGGATACACCCAATTTTTCAACAAAATAACAAAAGTAAAATCCTTTTTATTATCCATATTAAGCTATATCATTTTTTTCATCAGTATTTTCATATCAAGTATGATTATTGGAATCCTTGTGAAGTTAATTCTAAAACCATAA
- a CDS encoding transketolase — MKPNTQQLSDLTIQVRRDILRMVHAVNSGHPGGSLGCTEFLVSLYQNIMDRKEGFDMDGIGEDLFFLSNGHISPVFYSVLARSGYFPISELATFRLLNSRLQGHPTTHEGLPGVRIASGSLGQGLSVGIGAAQAKKLNGDNHIVYTLHGDGELQEGQNWEAIMYASAKKVDNLISTIDLNGKQIDGTTDEVLAMGSIRAKFEAFDWDVIDIKEGNNIDAILAGMADAKSRTGKGKPVCVLLHTEMGNGVDFMMHTHAWHGKAPNNEQLENALNQNTSTLADY, encoded by the coding sequence ATGAAGCCTAACACACAACAATTAAGCGATTTAACTATCCAAGTAAGAAGAGATATTCTTCGAATGGTACATGCTGTCAACTCAGGACACCCAGGTGGGTCATTAGGTTGTACTGAATTTTTGGTGTCTTTATACCAAAATATCATGGACCGCAAAGAAGGTTTTGATATGGACGGGATTGGAGAAGATCTTTTCTTCCTTTCAAATGGCCATATTTCTCCAGTATTTTATAGCGTTTTAGCAAGAAGCGGTTATTTTCCAATTTCAGAATTAGCAACTTTTAGATTGCTTAACTCTCGTTTACAAGGGCATCCTACAACTCACGAAGGATTACCAGGAGTTCGTATTGCTTCAGGTTCATTAGGACAAGGATTATCTGTAGGAATTGGAGCTGCACAAGCTAAAAAACTAAATGGTGACAATCACATTGTATACACATTACATGGTGATGGAGAATTACAAGAAGGACAAAACTGGGAAGCTATCATGTATGCTTCTGCAAAAAAAGTAGACAACCTTATTTCGACTATCGATCTAAACGGAAAACAAATTGATGGAACTACAGATGAAGTTTTAGCAATGGGAAGCATTCGTGCTAAATTTGAAGCTTTTGATTGGGATGTTATCGACATTAAAGAAGGAAACAATATCGATGCTATATTAGCTGGTATGGCAGATGCCAAATCAAGAACTGGAAAAGGAAAACCTGTTTGTGTTTTATTACATACTGAAATGGGGAATGGTGTTGATTTTATGATGCATACACATGCTTGGCATGGTAAAGCTCCAAATAATGAGCAATTAGAAAATGCTTTAAATCAAAACACATCAACTTTAGCAGATTATTAA
- a CDS encoding transketolase family protein, with amino-acid sequence MKKYTNTGSKDTRSGFGAGMTELGQKNENVVALCADLIGSLKFDDFKKNHPERFFQIGIAEANMIGIAAGLTIGGKIPFTGTFANFSTGRVYDQIRQSVAYSDKNVKICASHAGLTLGEDGATHQILEDIGLMKMLPGMTVINTCDYNQTKAATLALADHHGPAYLRFGRPVVPNFTPADEPFVIGKAILLNEGTNVTIVATGHLVWEALIAAEALEAKGISAEVINIHTIKPLDEEAILKSLAKTKCIVTAEEHNILGGLGESVSRVLALNNPAPQEFVAVNDSFGESGTPEQLMEKYKLNNQAIVEAVERVIKRK; translated from the coding sequence ATGAAAAAATACACAAATACAGGAAGTAAAGATACTCGTTCAGGTTTTGGAGCGGGAATGACTGAATTAGGTCAAAAAAACGAGAATGTTGTTGCATTATGTGCTGATTTAATTGGTTCATTAAAATTTGATGACTTCAAGAAAAATCACCCAGAGCGTTTTTTCCAAATCGGAATTGCAGAAGCAAACATGATTGGAATTGCAGCAGGTTTAACTATCGGGGGTAAAATTCCATTTACAGGAACTTTCGCTAACTTTTCTACAGGAAGAGTTTACGACCAAATCCGTCAATCTGTAGCTTATTCAGATAAAAATGTAAAAATATGCGCCTCTCACGCTGGTTTAACACTAGGAGAAGACGGTGCAACACACCAAATCTTAGAAGATATTGGTTTAATGAAAATGTTGCCAGGAATGACTGTTATCAATACTTGTGATTACAATCAAACTAAAGCTGCAACACTTGCTTTAGCAGATCACCATGGTCCTGCATATTTACGTTTTGGACGTCCAGTTGTACCAAACTTTACTCCTGCTGACGAGCCTTTCGTAATCGGAAAAGCAATTTTATTAAATGAAGGTACTAATGTAACGATTGTTGCTACTGGGCATTTAGTTTGGGAAGCTCTTATTGCTGCAGAAGCATTAGAAGCAAAAGGAATCTCTGCTGAAGTAATCAATATTCACACAATCAAACCTCTTGATGAAGAAGCAATATTAAAATCTTTAGCAAAAACAAAATGTATTGTTACTGCAGAAGAGCACAACATACTTGGAGGTCTTGGAGAAAGCGTTTCTAGAGTATTAGCTTTAAACAATCCAGCACCACAAGAATTTGTAGCTGTTAATGATAGTTTTGGAGAATCAGGTACTCCTGAGCAATTAATGGAAAAATACAAATTAAACAATCAAGCTATTGTTGAAGCTGTAGAAAGAGTTATCAAAAGAAAATAA
- a CDS encoding FKBP-type peptidylprolyl isomerase — protein MNKIKFYFILTITTLSLFSCSKSDSASVEPLRDYKEQYNTDIADIEDYLKNNFITITNKPGEAEDQNVKIEKITDAANQKSIMSYLDSPTFPTLKSKIVDLHGIEYKLYFMVLREGVGESPINVDGVLTSYNGTYLTRKAATTTDPSVITATQFEEVVFPQNFLNLFQTIKGWGETFPNFKVGTAVGGGNGSIKYNDFGAGVMFLPSGLAYYAGGGGSIPSYAPLVFSFKLYALQRLDHDGDGVFSYQEDINKDGYVRDMRNTTEYPKQLANPDDTDGDGVPDFLDVDDDGDGYSTKLEITKPVGSPGASKYYPYDPILIDNPLTPVDEREPHGIPQYAETGEPDYTSPGRLRIHVDKAHHTAKPVVPAKKP, from the coding sequence TTACAACTCTCTCTTTATTTTCTTGTTCGAAAAGCGATTCTGCGTCTGTAGAGCCTTTAAGGGATTATAAAGAGCAGTATAATACAGATATTGCTGATATTGAAGATTATTTAAAAAATAATTTTATAACGATTACTAATAAACCAGGTGAAGCTGAGGATCAAAATGTGAAAATTGAGAAAATTACAGATGCAGCTAACCAGAAATCGATAATGTCGTATTTGGATAGTCCTACATTTCCAACTTTAAAATCTAAGATTGTAGATTTGCATGGTATTGAGTATAAATTGTATTTTATGGTGTTGCGTGAAGGAGTAGGAGAGTCGCCAATTAATGTTGATGGAGTTTTAACGTCATATAATGGGACTTATCTAACTAGAAAAGCTGCAACAACAACAGATCCTTCTGTTATTACGGCTACTCAATTTGAAGAAGTAGTATTTCCACAGAATTTTTTAAATTTGTTTCAAACAATTAAGGGTTGGGGGGAGACTTTTCCAAACTTTAAGGTTGGTACGGCTGTAGGTGGAGGAAATGGTTCAATAAAATACAATGATTTTGGAGCTGGTGTTATGTTCTTGCCTTCGGGGTTAGCATACTATGCTGGAGGTGGAGGTTCAATACCTTCTTATGCGCCTTTAGTTTTTAGTTTTAAACTATATGCATTACAGCGTTTGGATCATGATGGAGATGGAGTTTTCTCATATCAAGAAGATATTAATAAAGATGGGTATGTGCGTGATATGCGTAATACGACAGAGTATCCAAAACAATTAGCTAATCCAGATGATACAGATGGAGATGGAGTTCCTGATTTCTTAGATGTTGATGACGATGGAGATGGTTATAGTACTAAATTGGAAATTACAAAGCCTGTTGGTAGTCCAGGGGCAAGTAAGTATTATCCGTATGATCCTATTTTGATAGATAATCCTCTTACTCCAGTTGATGAAAGAGAGCCTCATGGGATTCCACAGTATGCTGAAACTGGTGAGCCAGATTATACTTCGCCAGGAAGACTTAGAATACATGTTGATAAAGCACATCATACAGCTAAGCCTGTTGTTCCTGCAAAGAAACCATAG